gcgcgtagatgacaattaagaggtagacataaatgtttgagcaatcacttgacgataaacttacgaactgtcacaaatcgttccgcgtaccaaacatgcggcccaatcatcaccgggtggtttgcgggaggtgcagaaatgaggtatctacagactCCAATGTTGAAGAGCTCTCACGATCGCATAGAATTGCTTGTCGTATGTCGAGTAATTGAGCTTGGCCCCGTTAAGTTTCTCGGAGAAGTAAGCGGTCGTTTTCCTTGTACTAGCACGGCTCCAATTCCAACATCGCTTGCGTCACATTCCACCTCGAATGGTCGGGTGAAATCCGGGAGTGCCAATAACGGTGCCTCACAAAGTTTTTGGATAATCGTTTCGAACGCTTTTTGAGCAGCCGGGGTCCATACGAAAGTTCCCTTCTTTGTACACTCGGTGATAGGACTAACGATGGTGCTAAAATCCCGAATGAACCTCCGATAGAACGATGCGAGTCCGTGAAAGGATCGGACTTCCGTGACAGTCTTGGGAATAGGCCATGACTTGATGGCTTCAATATTGGATTGGTCGACTGAAACTCCGTCCTTAGAAACCTTGTAGCCAAGAAAGATAACGGTCTCGACTAAGAACGAGCACTTCTCCTTTTTGCCATAGAGTTGTTGTTCACGAAGTGTGTTGAACACCTTGCGAAGGTGTTGGAAGTGATCATCCTTGCTCCGGCTGTAGATCAAAATGTCGTCCAAATAAACGACCATGAATCTGCCTAGAAAAGGCTTGAGTATTTCGTTCATGAGTCGCATAAAGGTACTTGGAGCATTTTTCAAGCCGAATGGCATAACCGTCCACTCGTATAATCCATGCTTAGTTTTAAACGCGGTTTTCCACTCGTCCCCTTCTCTCATCCGAATTTGGTGGTAGCCACTCCTCAAATCAACTTTAGAGAAGATCTCAGACCCATGTAATTCATCGAGCATATCATCGAGCCTCAGAATTGGAAACTGATACTTGATAGTGATGTTGTTCACGGCTCGACTATCGATGCACATTCGCCACGTTCTATCCTTCTTTGGAACAAGTAGCGTAGGGACGGCACATGGGCTCCTGCTCTCGCGCACATAGCCTCGTTCCATTAGCTCCTCGATTTGCCGTTGTAACTCCTTAGTCTCCATCGGATTAAACCGATAGGCGGCTTTGTTTGGCAAAGGAGCTCCGGGCAGGAGGTCGATTTGGTGTTCGATCCCACGAATAGGTGGTAAACCAGCGGGTAGTTCCTCGGGGAAAACATCCTTGAACTCCTCCAAGAGTGAGGTTAATCGTCCATCCTTGCTTCCATTGCTAGGAGTCTCATTGACCACCATCAGGTAAACCTGGTTGCCATTGACAATAGCCTCGTCCACTTCTTTCTCACTAGCAAGCATGGCCATGCTAGCGGTCTTTCCACGCTTGGCACTCATGGAATGCACTTCACCAGGTGCCATTGGTTTTAAGATAATCCTTTTGCCCTTACTTACCAACTCGTATTCGTTGCTTCGACCGCGATGTACCACATCCCGGTCATACTGCCAAGGTCGTCCTAATAGGACATGACAAGCATCCATTGGTACAACATCGCATAGGATGTCGTCGTTGTAAGATCCCATGGTTAGTGACACCCTCACTTGCTTGGTGATTTTTACCTTATTCCCGTCATCAAGCCAATGCAGAGCATAGGGCTTTGGGTGAGGCGTTGTGGGTAGCTTTAACTTCTCCACCATTTCATTCGAGGCGACGTTGGTGTAACTGCCTCCGTCAATGATTAGGCTACACCATTTGTCTTTCACTTGGCACTTGGTGTGAAATATTTGACTTCGTTGCTCCGTTTCATTGGGCGAAGATTGGACTTGCAAGGTTCGGAGAACTAAAGCACAATCATAACTAGGAGCGACGTAATCTTCGGCGTTCTCGATGTGCGCctcttcctcttctccttctAGATTAAAAATGCCCTCGGTTCTTTCTTCTTCCTAAAACAACTCGTCACGACACTCCACGGCCTCTCTTAGTGTGATTGTCCGTTGATTCGGACATGCGTTTTTGAAATGCCCAAACCCTTGGCATTTGAAACACCGAATCTGCGTGTAGCTATTTTCCTTTGCGGCGGGTGGTTTAATGGCAGAACTGGAGGCGGAAATGGTTTTGGGTTCGGTGGTATTTCCCGTTGCGCTTGCCCTTGAGTTGTTCTCATTCTTCCAATTCCGGCCATTCTCACCATAGGTGGTCGTCACCTTCGTCTTTCCTTGTGTCTCCACTTTGAGACACATACTACACAATGTGTCGAAATCTGAGTAATTATGCAATTCAACAACGTGGGCGATGTTGAGGTTTAGACCGCGTAGGAACCGCGCCATTCTTATGTCCTCATCCTCCACCAAGTCTTCCATCAAGGGTAgattttcaaatttgttgatgTATTCTAGGACACTTAGCCTTCCTTGGGTAAGATCGGTGATCTTACGATAGGTCGTGAGCCTATGTGTGGTGGGGACATATCTTTTCCGTAATTTGAGTTTAAGCACGTGCCATGATGTTATCTTTGCTTTCCCGGCTCGAACTCTCCTGGTCTTAAAGCTTTCATACCATAATGAAGCCCCATTCCTTAATTTTAAGATGACGTACTTGCAGCATTGTTCATCGTCGAGATTCTTAAATTCAAACATCCGATCTATTTGTCTTTCCCATTCGAGATAAGCCTTGGGGTCCGTGCCTCCCGTGAAGTCGGGTAGTTCACTGACCTTGAACTCTTCAACGGCTCGTTCTCGTCTCGGCATCCACTTGGGATCGTTTTCTTAGAAATTCTTTaaagccttttgaagattcttgagaaagttgggaTCGTCGAAATTCATTTTTGATGTTTGTTGTTTGAAATTTCGaaactctttcttttttttttgatggtgaacagtaccgtgaacagtgccttcaagatccaatcgattaaacctcaactacctcgttgagtttaacctttgaataccaatcgcgttggatattcaactacTAATTGATTGGGACCTTcttaggaccgtcttgatttttttgggtgATCAAGagccaaagctctgataccacttgatgcGTATACGGAGCGAAAGATTGAATTGTGAATTCAAGTGAAGCGggagatccgaatgcactaggtgcaacttGATCTGATTGTGTCACTTGAGGCATTTtgggcgaagcggaagtctttttgtaatgtttttgtgtttatgttgtgcaagaatgaaaggatatttgcttcgatttcttgtgagaagatcgaaccaatgggatatttgctatcactagacctatagcgataacaatggggaattactcgaaaacgcgtcaagtaattcaacttaaactgcggagcgcgtccttagttcaaggcaagactcgaaagcatcgactctttgaaaaagattgaaactcaagtttctctctctaaaggtttttcttaattctttgatggattacaaatgaggaggctaggtcctttatataggacaaaagccttggcctccaagcaagcatttaatgctagtttgtaagttctaggatgaatgaaTACATAGAACTTATAACCTAGACCtttttgtcaacttttattcaaACTAGGTTGAAAATGTAAAAATATAAAATTGGATTCTCCCCccccttggtgccgccacattTCGGCTCCTCCActtgttcccacacggcattCCTCTTGTTCCCACACGACATCAAGGTTCTCGCGGGTCTTGAGCCTCAATCGCACatatttcctttcttttatttgagcccatccaatCTTTGTGCATAAAAAATGTATTACTCGGGCTTGGTTCTGCTTGGTTCTCTAAGTTGAGCACAACTTCCTCTATTGGGTCCATATCCACGTCACTTCATAagctctcatgtgttgtaaagtcAAGATTATTTCTCTATGTTGGGTTTATTTATATTTGTCATTATagatttggttttgattttggttcaGCGCtgtgactaccgtcttagctccacatatccataacgtgctattggcacaaaccacttctataccATTTGCCCATTTGACACCTTTTTTTCCTTGGTATATGTATTTTTATCTATATTGTGAATGCGTATTGGTTGGAGAAATTTCTagcacattagattgcatgcatgtttcataagttgagtgagtacttctacttctttctatcttcataTATAAATCacccatacttatgagtgcatgagtgaatccgcgagaatccgactaatttgtcttgcaagatcaaaaggtatttggcatttgtctataatACGATGACATGGGACTTGAGCTGCGTTTTCTATTAcacgtgcctttgaatttgttttattggcacacattggtcattactttgttacagatatggatagcgtgggatttgtatgtgcatcaacattagctctgagttgtttattcgccatttgtatgattgcctttgtattgtgtgatgctttgcttgaggacaagcaaaaagatggtttgggggagtttgatgagtcataattatatacatatttatgcctcccctggTTACTTTTGATTCGGTTTTCGTGGTAGTTTAAATTGATTTCATGTCTTTTatgctagaatgtcgatacttacGCTATtcggtgtttaatgcaggaatgatgtatttgaggagcaaaggaataaaatgggcatcgcggagtgggaaTGAAGAAATACACGAAGTATGGCTCGGGAATCCATAGGAATGatggaagagaagttaagaagacaacacgaagaaaagagccgAGAAAGAAGAATACTCGATCAATTACAAgcgggctcgatcgaggacatagtgtacttgatcgagtgcacaTAGGCTCGATTGAGTACACACTAGTTTCCAGAATTTTtcgcaatttccttaagtcggtcatgttttactataaatacccaatttttaCCCTATGTTTATGGACGCTTTATTTTACCTAGGTACGTTTATTTTACCCTAGATAACTCTCTAAAACTTGTAGTTtagtttattgttcttactttcGGATCTAAGCATTCCTCTATTCCTCTATTAttattaatctttctttaatatatattcaattgttattgttcatcttttatgtttgcaattatgtctttcattcatattattgttgttattaccgttagtatacaacaacaacaacatcagagccttaatcccaaaatgatttgaggtcggctgacatgaatcattctTTAGAACCGTCCCTGGGTGAACACACACCTCACAATGCGAAAAGAGATGGGAAAAATGGAAAACAAAAGAGAGAGCGAAAATGTAATAccaagtcaaggtaaacttacaggttttaaaatcgaatctggatttcttttataaaaacttaaaatttaaatcgagggAAAAGTTAAAACGATTTTGGAAACCGAAATAGAATgaaggatccggaatgccttaaaagtaaaccaagtaaaatatataagaaagtggttggtaaaaaggtgtaataaaggaggagaacaaataattttttttaaaaattaaataaaaacactaaatatgtcaaaaaaaatatcaaatactAAAAGTCCACGTGTATCCTTTCCCTAcgttgtgccctctccgtcaccatactctcctcaagccctagaaatctcatatcgtgctctatcactctcaaccatgtctgtctcggccTCCCTCTACCTCGAGAGACCTTTTCTGTCCTCCAAGTCTCCAGCTttctaactggtgcgtccataggtctccttctcacatggccaaaccatcttagtcgattttctatcatcttgtcctctattgtcgccacttttaccttttccctaatcacctcattccttaatcgatctttccttgtatgtccgcacatctacctcaacatacgcatctccgccacactcatcttttgaatgtgacaatgtttcacgacccaacactcggaaccgtaaagtaaggcaggcctaattgccgtgcgataaaattttccctttaatctttggggcatatctttatcgcataaaaaccctgaagcactAAGACTTTCACCGATaaggttaagactagtataggtcacgataattgaattagacttacttaataatagcgatcgcaagttaagtttagatctaaaaagacatattagaatcgaccgatcgtatgactttcaacaatataaattgctcaatcaatgaattaaatcttacccttggatgactacctagtgaacccgatccctagactcttttaatattattgaactCGTCTTTATTTACTTTCATTCCAATTAGTCATAGAAATCTACACACAAACCCcataaaattgttacctttaTGACGAACTTAAATATAAACAGACTAGATTAATTAActcacctccctgtggattcggccctttcttgccactagctaccagttagtagtaatttaggatttattttgataggccaacgactgaaaataaccttatcaagtACGGTGATGAAACGATTGAGCAAATACATTTTACATGTTTATTTAcgaaactattcatgtcaagcttacaaatTCAAACCCGATAACGAATATAATCAACATAATGATGAATATTCCGAGTCACATTTTACATTTTAACACAAAAGCGATCTTAatgaccttttcaacaaaagcgATTTTTAACAAACCTTTTAAAGCAGTCTAAACAACCTTTTGCAAAACCAGAAGGCTTATTTGGGCTCCCGTCTGACCCGCGCCCCAATGTCCTTCTGTTCTTCATCTTTTACAAAACCAGGGGAGCCCCCTTGCACCGCCTATAGGCGCCTTAAAGGCTACCTGACACTGCTTCTATTTcgtttccagcacttgtctaggatgatcttgatttcggttaacccgaatacatgacggattagATTGACGAATTTATATTTTACACTTCACATTATTAAGCACAACCTTTTTagacaaatggatcgtgttaagcaccataaacctaacttggtaaatggatgtttaatttccgtcttcacatgcaaatcaacgtttcaatccaactcgacatcaattacatgatatttggataaacaaccgatatagaaaattttcacatgttaggtataaacttgtggatgcgcgtTCATGCATTTTACCCGTTTTTATCAACGTTTGCACTTACCAacaaagatcgatcagtagaggtcgctatcgtgggtgagattgggtgttcgattaaagagcttcccaatacgtaccctcacctcttactcataacCTTTGGATAATGAATGGTCATATCCagagcgtacgagagtcattctagcgataagatgctaaaagagggacgagtccttatctttagtacctatgtcaagcactgctttgtgcttcatttgatcgaggtataaagtggatttcgaacggttttcaggcatcccataattgcttggtggcgactccgaagatctctgcatcgtttttgagaccttcatcgagacgaaaccgatcgatctaaagcgatccagtcgaaagcatttctacgcccTCGAACGTGGcttctagaccgctgcatgtccatagATCGACATACGGGTGGCTCATGTCTACAGAAttgcgactccactggggaatactaggacacttgtgtctttgtgatccaaGGAtagtgaaactcgaacgaggtcttggttgaagtgCATCATTTGATATTACAGTCATAAgttgggttccttgtccgggcccacaacctaacctttattgaccattggctcgtctcgtcggcgtgagttttctcctCCTCGTGGTTCGAATCCCGATTGCGTCAAACATAACATTGACGTGAACGAGACTAGGGCACCAACCTTACACATTTTTTTGGATTGCCATCCCTAtcgaaaatcggggattgattgcttggtgtgtaaccacccttttaagccaaaatccGTGTCAgcttatgcataatataatgaactgtgagtggtTATGTGTTATgcgatcataagtccttccgtgtcatttatAAAAACTTTGAGAAAATCGTTCCTGCGTCATTATAAAGGCCATTAGTCCCATTATAAACCCCGGTCTTTCGCCGGCCATTGTAAAacacccttttacgccgtcgtaatgacgatttcaaaacttggtttttcacaaccatttgcAAAAACACCCTTTTACGACGTTGTAGTGACGATTTCAAAACTTGATTTTTCACAACCATGTGAAGAAAGCACCTttctacgccgtcgtaatgacgatttcaaaacttggtttttcacaaccatttgcAAAAACACCTTACACTCCgccataatgacgatttcaaaacccggtttttcataacCGGTAATACTCctaatattttggttatttttttaggttattttattagtttattataatttattttattttattttattttatttaatctattttactattttattttattttattttattttatttaatctaTTTCACTGATCTCATCCTAGTGCGTGAGTTTGCCTTGTTTACTTTTAATTCCATACGGCAGCCCCAACATTGAGCTGCTTGTAATCACCACATGAAAACTATACCTTTTGTTTTCGTCTTgatttctattttcgaaattcACGGTCACAATTTTCCTTGATTTCTCCGTAAGCGGTCTGGATTGATTTTATTGTtataaggtaacacgattttatCGATcctaatactaatattattattcgAGATTGTATGTTTATGTTTGACTTGATATGCGTTTATATGCTGGAATTCGTTTAATACCATAAAGGTTGCTTGTACTATTATTTTATATATAACAAATACATATTTTCAATTTTGTTGGCTATTGCGTTTAAGAGGGGTTTAGGGCCGTGCATATACGATTTCCGTTTTCGGCAGATTGAGCTTGATGGTGCACTTTTGAGTTGAATGCTTTATGAGTGATTAGTTTGTTGCATAATTGAAATCTATGGAAGGGTATAATAAGTAACTGTGTAGCTAAGGTATGACCTTCATTAATTGTTGGTCTCAAGCACTAGAGTTACGGTTGTTAAGGTAGGATTTCCCACTTATTATGATTTGGTTATATTATGTGGGATGCAGTTGTGTTATTTTGTATTGTATTGTTAATTGTCGTCCCCTTTGATCTTGACCTGTAGGTGAGTAGTTTAGAGTCTTgcactctaagtgttgagcagttctTTAAAGAACATTTGACAGTATGacattgaaattgagatggaaattggttactggtattgagttatgagttatggggcctgtGTGCCGAGTTATATTTTACGggccagtgcgaccatggttatttTTTTGTTTGAGTTTataatcgatattgagatggaaatattgtttcgcggtttatccgccagttcactcaccccttatccttgtcttagggtcgacgatgaAAATATGATACATGGTaactatggagtattatattatgaaacGAAGTAATGAGTAAGACGAAGTAGTGAGTTGAGAATGTTTAATTATGGTCGCGAGAGCTGAGTATTATATTAAAGGAATAGTATGGAGTAGGTTTGAGTTTCAACTTAGTTTTTCTGGGAGTGTTTTTCTTATACtctgtgtttatttttattttttaagtgtgcttgtttccacgccatgaccaaaactatGTTGCTTATATTGAgatattatctgttactcagctttccggctgacttGTTTTAtcccttctgggctactcgtcatgggggtagttcctttctgtcttctaattttattttcaaaaGGATTTGATTCCGAGACAAAATTTTTATTAAAGACTTTGacaaaattttatttcattttctatctttgtatattttattttaaacatttgtaagaagagactttgtatattaattataatatctctgtatttctgcgcgttttatatgtaaaagttaaTCTTAATTTAGCCAAAAATAAGGGGTGTTACATAACCGTTTCAAAACACTTTTGCGCCAACGTAATGGAcatttgcgccgttataatggacATTTGCGCCGACATAATGGCCCTTTTCAAACCCCGAAAACATCACACTGTTTTCGAGAGCACAACACTTTCAAACTTTTCAAACCTCGTTTTTCAAAACTTTCACTTCAAAAGCCTGTCTTCGAAAACGACGCATCGTTTTCAAAGCCATCGCAACTCTATCTCAAACCGTCTTtcgaaaacaaacctaagactaCGTTTTCAAGTCCTAACTAGCCGCTTTTTCAAAGATATCTGTTTTCGGAAACCGTCTATAAAGCAACAAACGTActttgaaaattcctattttcaaaaatttcagtcCACGATTTCGATTCAGCCTCCTGTCTACCGAGTCAAAGAAAACGtatttatgggtctttacttCTGAGTCTTCTCACCACCGAGACCcgttcaacggcgtcacgccatcaagTTGAACCCGAGTCAAGGTCTAGTCAACACCGTCGCACCGTCAattgagtcagcaccgaggcGCCACACATGGTCACCCTCGTCTCTTTGAGTCCGAGATGTTTTTCCGCCCGTGTGATTTCTGCGTTTAGTCGTTAACGCATGTCGGAGTGAGCCATTTTTTGCCTCAGGCAATGGCCTCGtgttcagcttcgtccaacaacaatgatgatAACAACAAAGATCTCACAAATGCTTAGCTAGCCAGTCTGCTCACCGCCCTCAAAGTCACCCTGGATCGTGTCAAGACGCGTATTGACACTCTGGAGAGCAAAGAGTCCGGAGAACATAACCCTTCACCCTTAACCGAAACTGTGAAAAGGCTTAAgctcttggaagagcaactcTTAGCCCGTGgg
The Silene latifolia isolate original U9 population chromosome 11, ASM4854445v1, whole genome shotgun sequence genome window above contains:
- the LOC141613782 gene encoding uncharacterized protein LOC141613782, whose translation is MPRRERAVEEFKVSELPDFTGGTDPKAYLEWERQIDRMFEFKNLDDEQCCKYVILKLRNGASLWYESFKTRRVRAGKAKITSWHVLKLKLRKRYVPTTHRLTTYRKITDLTQGRLSVLEYINKFENLPLMEDLVEDEDIRMARFLRGLNLNIAHVVELHNYSDFDTLCSMCLKVETQGKTKVTTTYGENGRNWKNENNSRASATGNTTEPKTISASSSAIKPPAAKENSYTQIRCFKCQGFGHFKNACPNQRTITLREAVECRDELF